One Aneurinibacillus migulanus genomic region harbors:
- a CDS encoding alpha/beta fold hydrolase — MPHLNIQNTPLYYEEQGRGFPLVFIHGMGLSHVSWHGQIKHFSKNFRVITYDMRGHGRSGVSLAQKPADYLVTLSRDLKQLLDFLKIKKAHFIAYSTGTLVLLQFLREYREICERAVLTGAFPRLSNPYMYAKIGMSYALTLMNASGYEARGVALSNGSTEQEIGLFMNEARKVRRSEALLLLRSLFSCDLTKFLHELNVPILLLYGGNERYMMKYRHILLTSLPRAEVCLVPKTSHACPTKASYTFNMLVEDFLTAR, encoded by the coding sequence ATGCCACACTTGAACATACAAAACACGCCCTTATACTACGAAGAGCAAGGGCGCGGCTTCCCACTCGTATTCATTCACGGCATGGGGCTTTCACATGTGAGCTGGCACGGGCAAATTAAGCATTTCTCAAAAAACTTCCGTGTAATTACTTACGATATGCGTGGTCACGGACGCAGCGGCGTCTCGCTCGCCCAAAAACCAGCCGATTATCTTGTAACATTAAGTCGCGATCTTAAGCAATTGCTCGATTTTCTTAAGATCAAAAAAGCACATTTCATTGCCTATTCCACTGGTACACTTGTCCTGCTGCAATTCTTGCGTGAATACCGGGAGATATGCGAACGCGCTGTGCTTACAGGTGCCTTCCCCCGTCTTAGCAATCCGTACATGTATGCGAAAATAGGCATGTCATACGCATTAACACTGATGAACGCTTCCGGCTATGAAGCAAGGGGCGTAGCCCTATCCAATGGATCCACCGAACAAGAAATTGGTCTTTTTATGAATGAAGCACGAAAAGTACGCCGCTCGGAAGCTCTTTTGCTACTACGCTCACTGTTTTCCTGTGATTTAACAAAGTTTCTACACGAGTTGAATGTCCCGATTCTGCTGCTGTATGGCGGAAATGAACGATACATGATGAAGTATCGTCATATACTGCTCACATCACTACCACGGGCAGAAGTATGTCTCGTACCTAAAACGTCCCATGCCTGTCCAACAAAAGCATCCTATACATTTAATATGCTAGTAGAAGATTTTTTAACGGCGAGGTGA
- the spoIIIAA gene encoding stage III sporulation protein AA, which produces MEDILHMLPDSLRAKLKRLPPHELERIEEIRLRVARPIEYVGGGASRFVSEKGEGTEQAGAALMFTKEEGIQLLSRLSHHSLYMMEEEMRRGYITIQGGHRVGISGKVVLEDGRVKLIRDVTSFNIRIARERKGAADKVLPLLVEGRQLKNTLIISPPQCGKTTLLRDLARQISEGTEEVFARKVSIVDERSEIAGCVGGIPQKDVGPRTDVLDACPKAEGMMMMIRSMSPDVLITDEIGRAEDGYALEEAIHAGITVIASVHGRSLKDIMRRPTLSRVLQTGVFQCYLVLSRKPRVGAIAGVYDEHFAECRR; this is translated from the coding sequence ATGGAAGACATTCTTCATATGTTGCCCGACAGCCTGCGTGCTAAGCTGAAACGCTTGCCGCCGCATGAGCTGGAACGAATTGAAGAAATCCGGCTGCGCGTGGCGCGCCCCATCGAGTATGTAGGAGGCGGGGCTTCCCGATTTGTAAGCGAAAAAGGGGAAGGAACGGAGCAGGCGGGAGCCGCGTTAATGTTTACGAAGGAAGAAGGCATTCAACTGTTGAGTCGTTTAAGTCACCATTCGCTTTACATGATGGAGGAAGAAATGCGGCGGGGCTATATTACGATCCAGGGAGGGCACCGGGTAGGCATTTCCGGCAAAGTAGTGCTCGAAGACGGGCGGGTTAAGCTGATTCGTGATGTCACAAGCTTCAATATTCGGATAGCCCGTGAACGGAAGGGAGCAGCTGATAAGGTGCTGCCGCTGCTGGTGGAAGGAAGACAGCTTAAGAATACGCTGATTATTTCACCGCCTCAGTGTGGAAAGACAACCTTGCTACGCGATTTGGCACGTCAGATTAGCGAAGGAACGGAAGAAGTATTTGCTCGCAAAGTTTCCATCGTCGATGAACGCTCGGAAATCGCGGGATGTGTAGGAGGTATTCCCCAGAAAGACGTAGGACCCCGTACAGACGTACTGGATGCTTGTCCGAAGGCGGAGGGTATGATGATGATGATCCGTTCCATGTCTCCTGATGTCCTTATTACAGATGAAATCGGGAGAGCAGAGGATGGCTACGCCTTAGAGGAAGCGATTCATGCAGGTATCACGGTCATCGCCAGCGTGCATGGACGCAGTCTGAAAGACATCATGCGTAGACCTACATTGTCACGGGTTCTGCAGACCGGCGTCTTTCAGTGTTATCTCGTCCTTTCTCGTAAACCAAGGGTTGGGGCGATAGCGGGAGTGTATGACGAACATTTTGCCGAATGCAGGAGGTAA
- the spoIIIAB gene encoding stage III sporulation protein SpoIIIAB, with translation MLKLLGASLIILAGTLSGMQLGGYLAHRPLQIRQLRTGFTLLETEIIYGSRPLPEALASISRRLTGSGALLFSRTAEMLAQEPEWPVSECWHSAVQQVWPKTALKGPEKEIVLQLGSVLGQSDREDQRKHIRLACANLEHEEASARDNQQRYEKMCRSLGVLSGILLVILLY, from the coding sequence ATGCTGAAGCTACTAGGCGCCTCGCTTATCATTCTTGCAGGTACGCTTAGCGGAATGCAACTGGGGGGATATCTTGCACATCGTCCGCTCCAAATCCGTCAGTTACGCACCGGTTTCACACTACTGGAGACGGAAATTATTTACGGGTCCCGGCCGCTTCCTGAAGCTCTTGCTTCGATTTCCCGCAGACTCACGGGATCGGGGGCACTTCTGTTCAGTCGGACGGCGGAAATGCTTGCCCAAGAGCCGGAATGGCCGGTCAGTGAATGCTGGCATAGTGCTGTACAGCAAGTTTGGCCTAAAACTGCACTGAAAGGTCCAGAGAAAGAGATTGTGCTCCAGCTTGGCTCCGTTCTCGGACAAAGCGACAGAGAAGATCAGAGAAAACATATCCGGCTCGCCTGTGCAAATCTTGAACATGAAGAAGCCTCTGCCCGGGACAACCAGCAACGTTACGAGAAGATGTGCCGCAGCCTGGGGGTGTTAAGCGGAATTTTGCTCGTTATCTTACTTTATTGA
- the spoIIIAC gene encoding stage III sporulation protein AC yields MGYDVNAIFQIAGIGIIVAMIHTVLKQSGKDDWAQWVTLIGFIVVLFMVASFINDLFQEIKRVFLFQ; encoded by the coding sequence ATGGGGTATGACGTGAACGCGATTTTTCAGATTGCGGGCATCGGCATCATTGTCGCCATGATTCATACCGTGCTTAAGCAATCAGGCAAGGATGATTGGGCGCAATGGGTAACGCTAATCGGATTCATCGTTGTGTTGTTTATGGTGGCATCGTTCATCAATGACCTGTTTCAGGAAATCAAACGGGTTTTCCTGTTCCAATAG
- the spoIIIAD gene encoding stage III sporulation protein AD, which produces MDIIQIVGLGIVATVLSLVVKEQKPMFAFVLATVTGVIIFLFLIGKISDVIRVLEGIAMQANVNIVYLDTILKIIGIAYIAEFGAQVTRDAGQGAIASKIELAGKILIMVLAIPILSVIVETIIQLLPS; this is translated from the coding sequence ATGGATATTATTCAGATTGTAGGGTTGGGAATTGTGGCCACCGTTCTTAGCCTGGTCGTAAAAGAGCAGAAGCCGATGTTTGCCTTTGTTCTGGCGACGGTTACAGGAGTTATCATCTTCCTATTTCTAATCGGAAAGATTTCTGATGTCATCCGGGTGCTTGAGGGTATTGCCATGCAGGCGAATGTTAACATTGTTTATCTGGATACAATCCTTAAAATCATCGGTATTGCTTATATTGCCGAGTTCGGCGCGCAGGTCACACGGGATGCAGGGCAGGGGGCGATTGCATCCAAAATCGAGTTGGCAGGCAAAATTCTTATTATGGTGCTGGCAATTCCCATTCTCTCCGTTATTGTCGAAACGATTATACAGCTACTCCCTTCATAA
- the spoIIIAE gene encoding stage III sporulation protein AE, producing the protein MMQKWLRLSLYMGLLLVLLFIWRPVSAAESGTPASTPQDAIVQGQLERLDTKDIEAFWQKVLDKYGGYLPESEGKSLFEMVTGEKAFSFSGVVQGLGFFLFHELLINGKLLGAILIITVFAMVLETLQTAFEKNSVSTVAYAISYLVLIILAVNSFRVAIDFAQGAIQDMVNFMLALMPLVLALLASTGGITSAALFHPMVVFLVNTSGTLISTIVFPLLFLSTVLSIVSSFSVKYQLTRLAQLLRTISLGLMGSFLTIFLAVLSLQGATAAVADGVALRTAKYIAGNFIPVVGRVFADAAETVVGASLLVKNAVGMAGVLVLLLLVAFPALKILILAFVYNLSSAVMQPLGNSPILSCLGIIGKNLLFIFAALATVSLMFFLAITIVISAANVSVMMR; encoded by the coding sequence ATGATGCAGAAATGGTTGCGCCTGTCGCTTTATATGGGACTGCTGCTTGTCCTGTTGTTTATATGGCGCCCTGTCAGCGCCGCCGAATCAGGAACGCCTGCTTCCACACCCCAAGACGCAATTGTGCAGGGTCAGCTGGAGAGGCTTGATACGAAGGATATTGAAGCGTTTTGGCAGAAGGTGCTGGACAAATATGGAGGGTACTTGCCGGAGAGTGAGGGGAAAAGCCTGTTCGAGATGGTAACAGGGGAAAAGGCATTCAGTTTTTCCGGTGTAGTACAGGGACTTGGATTTTTTCTTTTTCATGAACTGCTCATTAATGGTAAGTTGCTGGGTGCTATCCTCATTATTACCGTATTTGCTATGGTACTAGAGACGCTACAAACAGCTTTCGAAAAAAACTCTGTGAGTACTGTTGCATACGCGATTTCGTATCTTGTGCTTATAATTCTGGCGGTAAATAGTTTTCGGGTGGCAATTGATTTTGCTCAGGGAGCTATTCAGGATATGGTGAACTTTATGCTTGCGCTGATGCCGCTCGTTCTGGCGCTCCTGGCATCAACAGGTGGAATTACCTCAGCTGCTCTGTTCCATCCGATGGTTGTGTTTTTAGTCAATACAAGTGGCACGCTTATTTCCACAATCGTATTCCCGCTTCTATTTCTATCTACCGTGCTTAGCATCGTCAGCTCGTTCTCCGTGAAGTACCAACTGACTCGGCTGGCGCAGCTGTTGCGGACGATAAGCCTTGGGCTGATGGGAAGCTTTCTGACAATCTTTCTTGCTGTGCTCTCGCTTCAAGGAGCTACGGCCGCGGTGGCAGACGGGGTTGCTCTTCGTACCGCCAAGTACATCGCGGGTAACTTCATTCCGGTGGTTGGTCGGGTATTTGCGGATGCGGCCGAGACGGTGGTCGGGGCGTCACTGCTCGTCAAGAATGCGGTTGGCATGGCTGGTGTATTGGTGCTGCTCCTATTAGTCGCATTTCCGGCACTGAAGATTTTAATTCTAGCATTTGTTTACAATCTTTCTTCTGCCGTAATGCAGCCGCTTGGCAATAGCCCTATTCTCTCCTGTCTTGGCATCATCGGCAAAAATCTGCTGTTCATTTTCGCCGCGTTGGCTACGGTGAGCCTGATGTTCTTCCTGGCCATCACCATCGTCATCTCAGCTGCCAACGTTTCGGTCATGATGAGATAA
- the spoIIIAF gene encoding stage III sporulation protein AF, whose amino-acid sequence MMAMLILWLKKIILLVLLATFLDLLLPSNTYSKYVKLVMGLLILLALVSPLLDLFRKDIPFAQLSFAIEKGAGQTQNPDFTSVDALAKKLAAQNDQETNRYVEEQISGLVKKQVETQHGVRVQQVHVQVNSEGQKTGQPIERISVVLAPGKAQEKGGKQSEQGVSVEPVKPVKVEISLDSRNEGVHPPAEKEQSVAVVAEQKRTEEAIEAGISAAWNVPGDAVRITWSDAGEEG is encoded by the coding sequence ATGATGGCCATGCTGATTCTCTGGCTGAAGAAAATTATTCTGCTCGTACTGCTGGCTACGTTTCTGGACTTGCTTTTACCAAGCAATACGTACAGTAAATACGTCAAGCTAGTTATGGGGCTTCTGATTTTGCTAGCTTTGGTGTCACCTTTGTTGGATTTGTTCCGCAAAGACATCCCGTTCGCTCAACTTTCATTCGCCATAGAGAAGGGGGCCGGGCAAACACAGAACCCCGATTTTACAAGTGTGGATGCATTGGCCAAGAAACTTGCGGCTCAGAACGATCAGGAAACCAACCGTTATGTAGAGGAGCAAATAAGCGGATTGGTAAAAAAGCAAGTTGAAACTCAGCATGGTGTTCGTGTCCAACAGGTACATGTCCAGGTTAACTCGGAAGGACAGAAAACGGGACAGCCGATCGAACGCATCTCTGTTGTGTTGGCACCTGGAAAAGCGCAAGAGAAGGGTGGAAAGCAAAGCGAACAGGGCGTTTCTGTGGAACCGGTAAAGCCGGTCAAAGTAGAGATTTCTCTGGATAGCCGGAATGAAGGCGTCCACCCGCCCGCTGAAAAAGAACAGTCGGTCGCAGTAGTGGCTGAACAAAAACGTACCGAAGAAGCGATCGAGGCCGGGATTTCAGCAGCATGGAATGTGCCAGGTGACGCCGTGCGTATTACATGGTCTGACGCCGGAGAGGAGGGATAA
- the spoIIIAG gene encoding stage III sporulation protein AG, which produces MTKKEKDTQDGTKKLGKMQWLMVAGALGIGLMLMGSFYTFDKGTPSSPSPPAAEGEQAVFAQKKQESYTMEEYEQMYEKKLREVLQTITGVGDVSVMVNLESTEEIVVEKNTNHQTQSTKEGDKGATRDIVNESTQEQVVITKGDGGERPVVMKTVKPKVRGVVVVATGASNLQVKAWILEAVQKVLAVPSYKISILPKKA; this is translated from the coding sequence ATGACCAAGAAAGAAAAAGATACTCAAGACGGAACAAAGAAGCTAGGAAAGATGCAGTGGTTGATGGTAGCCGGTGCGCTTGGCATCGGGCTCATGCTGATGGGCTCCTTTTACACTTTCGATAAGGGGACTCCGAGTTCTCCTTCCCCCCCGGCAGCGGAGGGTGAACAAGCGGTGTTTGCCCAAAAAAAGCAAGAATCATACACCATGGAAGAGTATGAACAAATGTACGAGAAGAAGCTTAGAGAAGTACTGCAAACCATTACCGGAGTAGGGGATGTGTCGGTCATGGTCAATCTTGAATCTACGGAAGAAATTGTGGTCGAAAAAAACACGAATCATCAAACACAATCGACAAAAGAAGGCGACAAAGGGGCCACACGTGATATTGTCAACGAATCGACCCAGGAACAGGTCGTTATTACAAAAGGCGACGGAGGCGAGCGTCCGGTTGTAATGAAAACCGTCAAGCCGAAGGTGCGCGGGGTTGTTGTGGTGGCGACCGGTGCAAGTAACTTACAAGTAAAAGCATGGATTTTGGAGGCGGTACAAAAAGTGCTTGCCGTTCCTTCCTATAAAATTTCAATTCTGCCTAAAAAAGCTTAA
- a CDS encoding SpoIIIAH-like family protein encodes MVLKKQTVWLLSMLAVLVVLSAYYLVQGPSEQVPVTSKSTNEAAGIPPAPADNKGISVETKQVTPQPEGMPVTTPTDDYFMGYKMQRDAQQEQEIGQFMEVMSNSDAKPAAIAEARKKIEELSALKDNQTQVEELVKSLGNYKDVVVIAKDDMVRVVVQAETLKRDKVVEIIGVVNQHMKVPGKNIVVSYKP; translated from the coding sequence ATGGTGTTAAAAAAACAAACGGTTTGGTTGTTGTCCATGCTTGCCGTACTGGTCGTACTGTCGGCGTATTATCTGGTGCAAGGTCCATCAGAGCAAGTGCCTGTGACAAGCAAAAGCACGAATGAAGCGGCTGGCATACCGCCGGCACCTGCAGATAATAAAGGAATAAGCGTAGAGACGAAACAGGTGACCCCGCAGCCTGAAGGTATGCCGGTAACAACCCCGACAGATGATTACTTCATGGGATACAAAATGCAGCGTGATGCACAGCAGGAGCAGGAAATAGGGCAGTTTATGGAAGTAATGTCCAACAGTGATGCCAAGCCAGCAGCCATTGCCGAAGCAAGGAAAAAAATAGAGGAGTTATCAGCACTCAAGGATAATCAGACACAGGTGGAAGAACTGGTGAAATCGCTTGGCAACTATAAGGATGTTGTCGTTATTGCCAAAGATGATATGGTCCGGGTGGTTGTGCAGGCGGAAACGTTAAAACGAGATAAAGTGGTCGAGATTATCGGCGTAGTTAACCAGCACATGAAGGTGCCGGGCAAAAATATCGTAGTCAGCTACAAACCATAG
- the accB gene encoding acetyl-CoA carboxylase biotin carboxyl carrier protein — MLKIHEIREIIKLVDQSAITEFKIEEEGTKISIKKGTVASVSQVTAMPAPAPQAVPTPTPEPVAAPKEVAPAPIQAAAPQATPVATEEVEEAGLHKITSPMVGTFYQSSEPGAAAYVKVGDKVKNDSVVCIVEAMKLFNEIEAEVSGEIVKVLVEDGQLVEYGQPLFLVKPE, encoded by the coding sequence ATGCTTAAGATCCATGAGATTAGAGAAATTATTAAATTGGTTGATCAGTCCGCTATTACCGAGTTCAAAATCGAAGAAGAGGGCACAAAAATCAGCATTAAGAAAGGAACTGTTGCAAGCGTTTCCCAAGTAACGGCAATGCCTGCACCAGCGCCGCAAGCTGTGCCGACACCGACACCTGAACCTGTGGCGGCGCCGAAAGAAGTTGCACCGGCACCAATCCAGGCTGCAGCGCCGCAAGCAACTCCAGTTGCTACGGAAGAAGTAGAAGAGGCTGGCCTGCATAAGATTACCTCTCCGATGGTGGGTACCTTCTATCAATCATCCGAGCCGGGAGCAGCTGCATATGTAAAAGTAGGAGACAAAGTCAAAAACGATAGTGTCGTATGCATTGTAGAAGCGATGAAGCTGTTCAATGAAATTGAAGCAGAAGTATCCGGCGAGATCGTTAAAGTGTTGGTGGAAGACGGCCAACTTGTAGAGTATGGACAACCTCTCTTCCTTGTGAAGCCGGAATAA
- the accC gene encoding acetyl-CoA carboxylase biotin carboxylase subunit: MFKKILIANRGEIAVRVIRACHELGIQTVAVYSSADKEALHVRMADEAYCIGPTASKDSYLNMTNLMSVATKAGVDAIHPGYGFLAENADFAEICSACNITFIGPEPQAIIKMGDKNVARETMKNAGVPIVPGTDGLIEDIDEAVSIAEEAGYPVIIKATAGGGGKGMRVARSQEELISSVRQAQQEAKNAFGNPGVYLEKYLEDTRHIEIQIIADKHGNVCHLGERDCSIQRRHQKLVEEAPSPALDEETRQQMGSAAVAAAKAVNYHGAGTVEFLLDKDGRFYFMEMNTRIQVEHPVTELITGIDLIKEQIMVAAGYPLSFKQEDVVIDGWAIECRINAENPAKKFMPSPGTIQFYLPPGGFGVRVDSAVYQGYQITPFYDSMVAKIIVWGKDRDEAIQRMKRALSEMVIEGVHTTIPFHLKLLEHEMFVEGTFNTKFLEIYDLKIEE, from the coding sequence ATGTTTAAAAAAATACTCATTGCTAACCGTGGAGAGATTGCTGTTCGTGTCATCCGTGCCTGTCATGAGTTAGGAATACAAACGGTCGCTGTTTATTCTTCAGCAGATAAGGAAGCGCTGCATGTACGTATGGCTGATGAAGCGTATTGTATTGGACCGACTGCTTCAAAAGACAGTTACCTGAACATGACGAATTTGATGAGCGTCGCGACGAAAGCAGGCGTTGACGCGATTCATCCGGGATACGGATTTCTAGCGGAGAATGCCGATTTCGCAGAGATTTGCTCTGCTTGCAATATTACGTTCATCGGGCCTGAACCACAAGCTATTATCAAGATGGGAGACAAGAATGTCGCACGCGAGACGATGAAGAACGCAGGTGTGCCTATCGTCCCGGGTACTGACGGTCTGATTGAAGATATTGACGAAGCAGTCAGCATTGCTGAAGAAGCCGGGTACCCCGTTATTATTAAGGCAACGGCCGGTGGCGGCGGTAAAGGCATGCGTGTGGCTCGTTCTCAAGAAGAACTTATTTCTTCCGTGCGCCAGGCACAGCAGGAAGCGAAAAATGCATTCGGCAACCCGGGCGTATACCTGGAGAAATACCTTGAAGACACACGTCATATCGAGATTCAAATCATTGCAGACAAGCATGGGAACGTATGTCATCTTGGCGAGCGCGATTGCTCCATTCAGCGTCGTCATCAGAAGCTAGTAGAGGAGGCGCCGTCTCCTGCGCTGGATGAAGAAACACGCCAGCAGATGGGAAGCGCGGCCGTTGCGGCAGCTAAAGCCGTGAATTATCACGGTGCGGGTACGGTGGAATTCCTGCTTGATAAAGACGGCCGGTTCTACTTTATGGAGATGAACACGCGTATTCAAGTTGAGCATCCAGTAACCGAGCTTATTACCGGTATTGATTTGATTAAAGAACAAATCATGGTGGCTGCAGGCTATCCACTTTCCTTCAAACAGGAAGACGTCGTGATTGACGGCTGGGCTATTGAATGTCGTATCAATGCAGAGAATCCGGCCAAGAAATTCATGCCGTCTCCGGGTACGATCCAGTTCTATCTTCCTCCGGGCGGATTTGGCGTACGTGTGGACAGTGCAGTCTATCAAGGCTATCAAATTACACCATTCTATGATTCGATGGTAGCGAAGATTATCGTCTGGGGCAAAGACCGAGATGAAGCAATTCAGCGTATGAAGCGTGCATTATCCGAGATGGTGATTGAAGGCGTTCATACAACAATTCCTTTCCATCTCAAGCTGCTTGAGCATGAAATGTTCGTGGAGGGCACGTTCAACACGAAGTTTTTAGAGATATATGACTTGAAAATTGAAGAATAA
- a CDS encoding Asp23/Gls24 family envelope stress response protein: protein MDNGIEFSQLELGKIEIAPEVIEVIAHMAGSEVPGVAGLSSGVVGDFVERLGRKSSRGVRVDIKEREATIDLYIIVEFGQQIPDVAYKVQENVRESIQNMTGLVVTQVNVHIVDVLLKQEKEKKVAGNHEEVHRVR, encoded by the coding sequence TTGGATAATGGAATTGAATTCTCACAACTGGAGCTAGGCAAGATTGAAATCGCTCCGGAAGTTATTGAAGTGATTGCCCATATGGCAGGCTCCGAGGTACCTGGAGTAGCAGGTTTGAGCAGTGGAGTGGTCGGTGATTTCGTTGAGCGTCTTGGACGCAAAAGCAGCCGTGGCGTACGTGTGGATATTAAAGAAAGAGAAGCGACCATCGATCTTTATATCATCGTGGAATTTGGACAGCAAATCCCTGATGTAGCGTATAAGGTGCAGGAGAATGTACGGGAGTCTATTCAGAATATGACAGGGCTTGTGGTAACACAAGTAAACGTACATATCGTCGATGTTTTGCTAAAGCAAGAAAAAGAGAAAAAAGTAGCTGGAAATCATGAAGAAGTTCACCGAGTTCGGTAA
- the amaP gene encoding alkaline shock response membrane anchor protein AmaP: MNLFDRFILTLYSLALVVISLFVMATSLNLISSTYITSAIEEIYTSSQVGMIYFVAAAIFFLISLKFLFTSVRARGDRGRAGVSVHNPTEYGDVRITLETIESIATAAARRIRGIRDLKARVRAEENKTSIHVKVTVDGETPIPGLVEQVQQVTKERVETIAGLAIAEVTVLVSEVAQPGTGARVRRVE, encoded by the coding sequence GTGAATTTATTTGATCGTTTTATTCTTACGTTATATAGTCTGGCGCTGGTAGTTATTTCGTTATTTGTCATGGCGACCAGTCTCAATTTGATTTCATCAACATACATTACGAGTGCCATTGAAGAAATTTATACGTCGTCCCAGGTAGGGATGATTTACTTTGTCGCAGCCGCAATTTTCTTCTTAATCAGTCTGAAATTTTTATTTACAAGCGTACGTGCTCGCGGAGACAGAGGTCGTGCCGGAGTATCTGTTCACAATCCGACCGAATACGGGGATGTGCGAATTACTCTGGAAACGATTGAAAGCATTGCTACCGCTGCGGCGCGTCGTATTCGCGGCATTCGCGACCTGAAGGCGCGTGTCCGTGCAGAAGAGAACAAAACTTCCATCCACGTTAAAGTGACGGTAGACGGAGAGACGCCGATTCCCGGTCTGGTGGAGCAGGTGCAGCAGGTTACAAAGGAACGCGTAGAAACGATTGCCGGCCTGGCGATTGCTGAAGTTACGGTGCTTGTGTCTGAAGTGGCACAGCCCGGTACAGGAGCACGCGTCCGGCGGGTAGAATAG
- a CDS encoding DUF2273 domain-containing protein, translating into MFWQFILENRGKAFGLAAGFIFGLLFLWVGFLKTIVFAVFVATGFYIGRKFDNEEDVGEVLDRILPGKFTKR; encoded by the coding sequence ATGTTCTGGCAATTCATTCTGGAGAATCGGGGAAAAGCGTTCGGCTTGGCGGCGGGTTTCATTTTCGGTCTACTCTTTTTGTGGGTCGGTTTTCTCAAAACAATCGTATTTGCCGTATTTGTGGCGACCGGTTTTTATATCGGCCGCAAGTTTGACAATGAAGAAGATGTAGGCGAAGTGCTTGACCGCATTCTTCCGGGAAAGTTTACGAAACGGTAG
- the nusB gene encoding transcription antitermination factor NusB codes for MNRHQSREKAVQVLFSIDMTQAAPEDVLTNLLEEEENEQAESQAQNTEFLTELVKGTVMHQADIDRNISKYLRGWTMGRLANVDRAILRLAGYEMMHRNDIPVKVTLNEAIELAKIYGTDDSPKFINGVLSSLVKDLEKSEQKGQ; via the coding sequence ATGAATCGACATCAATCCCGCGAGAAGGCGGTACAAGTATTATTTTCGATTGATATGACCCAGGCTGCACCAGAGGATGTGCTCACTAACCTGCTGGAAGAAGAAGAAAATGAACAGGCGGAGAGCCAGGCGCAAAATACCGAGTTTTTAACCGAACTGGTAAAAGGCACAGTGATGCATCAGGCCGATATTGATCGTAACATTAGCAAATATCTGCGAGGATGGACGATGGGGCGATTAGCGAACGTGGACCGCGCGATTTTACGTTTGGCCGGGTATGAGATGATGCATCGGAACGATATTCCAGTAAAAGTGACGTTGAATGAAGCGATCGAACTGGCCAAAATCTACGGAACGGATGATTCGCCGAAATTTATCAATGGTGTGCTGTCCAGTTTGGTGAAGGATCTGGAAAAAAGTGAACAAAAAGGACAATAA